Proteins from a genomic interval of Neodiprion lecontei isolate iyNeoLeco1 chromosome 2, iyNeoLeco1.1, whole genome shotgun sequence:
- the LOC107224826 gene encoding BTB/POZ domain-containing protein 10 isoform X8: protein MDKTSISLWPDMSNPGDRLSYVQDSSSDTETDYKETDSRGRHRVYKNRFGMRSSVGFAKPQPNQTHDKVSAPGVASGMSGAPASEERITLIVDNTRFILDPALFTAYPNTMLGRMFSSGIEFALPNERGEHELADGISAMVFRAILEYYKEGVIRCPPTVTVQELHEACDYLLVPFDANTVKCQNLRGLLHELSNEGARCQFEVFLEDLILPLMVNSAQRGDRECHVVVLLEDDVVDWDEEYPPQMGEEYSQTVNSTAMYRFFKYIENRDVAKQVMKERGLKKIRLGIEGYPTYKEKVKKRADGRAEVIYNYVQRPFIHMSWEKEEAKSRHVDFQCLKSKSVTNLAEATADPVLDAGENPITAIGMDPIPQPLAANPMGIDTDAEGAVGLPADSDLNQLLPDETS from the exons ATGGATAAAACATCAATTTCACT CTGGCCTGACATGTCAAATCCTGGAGATCGTTTAAGTTATGTGCAAGATAGTAGCAGCGATACAGAGACAGACTACAAGGAAACGGATAGCCGCGGTCGCCACCGCGTATACAAGAACAGATTTGG AATGCGTTCATCAGTCGGGTTTGCAAAACCTCAGCCTAACCAAACTCATGATAAAGTATCAGCGCCGGGAGTTGCATCCGGCATGAGTGGTGCACCAGCCAGTGAAGAGCGGATAACGCTCATTGTTGATAATACTAG ATTCATTTTAGATCCGGCATTATTCACTGCTTATCCAAATACGATGCTGGGCCGTATGTTCAGTTCCGGCATCGAATTTGCTCTGCCAAATGAAAGAGGTGAACACGAACTTGCGGATGGAATTTCTGCCATGGTGTTCAGAGCCATTTTGGAGTACTATAAAGAAGGCGTAATTCGGTGCCCTCCTACCGTTACTGTACAAGAACTTCACGAAGCTTGCGATTATCTTCTGGTACCGTTTGATGCCAACACAGTTAAATGCCAAAATTTGC GGGGACTGCTTCACGAATTGTCTAATGAAGGAGCTCGCTGCCAGTTTGAAGTTTTTCTCGAAGACTTGATATTACCACTAATGGTTAACAGTGCGCAACGAGGAGACAGAGAATGCCACGTCGTAGTTTTACTCGAAGATGACGTCGTAGACTGGGATGAAGAATATCCACCCCAAATGGGCGAGGAATACTCACAGA CGGTGAACAGCACGGCCATGTaccgattttttaaatacattgaaaatcGAGATGTGGCCAAACAAGTGATGAAAGAACGAggactgaaaaaaatacgctTGGGGATCGAGGGATACCCAACGTACAAGGAGAAGGTGAAGAAGAGAGCGGACGGCCGTGCGGAAGTTATATATAATTACGTCCAACGTCCTTTTATTCACATGTCATGGGAGAAAGAAGAAGCCAAGAGCCGTCACGTCGATTTTCAATGCCTGAAATCTAAGTCTGTAACAAATCTTGCCGAGGCTACAGCAGATCCTGTACTGGATGCTGGAGAAAATCCCATAACGGCAATCGGCATGGATCCTATACCTCAACCATTAGCAGCTAATCCCATGGGCATTGATACTGACGCTGAAGGAGCCGTTGGATTACCAGCGGACTCGGATCTCAACCAATTATTACCCGACGAAACCTCTTAA
- the LOC107224826 gene encoding BTB/POZ domain-containing protein 10 isoform X3 produces MRFTVKKTRQVRFYFCSVQICSSLKWLLEKIEWYLPFYHSWPDMSNPGDRLSYVQDSSSDTETDYKETDSRGRHRVYKNRFGMRSSVGFAKPQPNQTHDKVSAPGVASGMSGAPASEERITLIVDNTRFILDPALFTAYPNTMLGRMFSSGIEFALPNERGEHELADGISAMVFRAILEYYKEGVIRCPPTVTVQELHEACDYLLVPFDANTVKCQNLRGLLHELSNEGARCQFEVFLEDLILPLMVNSAQRGDRECHVVVLLEDDVVDWDEEYPPQMGEEYSQTVNSTAMYRFFKYIENRDVAKQVMKERGLKKIRLGIEGYPTYKEKVKKRADGRAEVIYNYVQRPFIHMSWEKEEAKSRHVDFQCLKSKSVTNLAEATADPVLDAGENPITAIGMDPIPQPLAANPMGIDTDAEGAVGLPADSDLNQLLPDETS; encoded by the exons ATGCgatttactgtaaaaaaaactaGACAGGTTAGGTTTTACTTTTGCAGCGTTCAAATTTGCTCCTCATTAAAGTGGCTATTGGAGAAAATAGAGTGGTATTTAccattttatcattc CTGGCCTGACATGTCAAATCCTGGAGATCGTTTAAGTTATGTGCAAGATAGTAGCAGCGATACAGAGACAGACTACAAGGAAACGGATAGCCGCGGTCGCCACCGCGTATACAAGAACAGATTTGG AATGCGTTCATCAGTCGGGTTTGCAAAACCTCAGCCTAACCAAACTCATGATAAAGTATCAGCGCCGGGAGTTGCATCCGGCATGAGTGGTGCACCAGCCAGTGAAGAGCGGATAACGCTCATTGTTGATAATACTAG ATTCATTTTAGATCCGGCATTATTCACTGCTTATCCAAATACGATGCTGGGCCGTATGTTCAGTTCCGGCATCGAATTTGCTCTGCCAAATGAAAGAGGTGAACACGAACTTGCGGATGGAATTTCTGCCATGGTGTTCAGAGCCATTTTGGAGTACTATAAAGAAGGCGTAATTCGGTGCCCTCCTACCGTTACTGTACAAGAACTTCACGAAGCTTGCGATTATCTTCTGGTACCGTTTGATGCCAACACAGTTAAATGCCAAAATTTGC GGGGACTGCTTCACGAATTGTCTAATGAAGGAGCTCGCTGCCAGTTTGAAGTTTTTCTCGAAGACTTGATATTACCACTAATGGTTAACAGTGCGCAACGAGGAGACAGAGAATGCCACGTCGTAGTTTTACTCGAAGATGACGTCGTAGACTGGGATGAAGAATATCCACCCCAAATGGGCGAGGAATACTCACAGA CGGTGAACAGCACGGCCATGTaccgattttttaaatacattgaaaatcGAGATGTGGCCAAACAAGTGATGAAAGAACGAggactgaaaaaaatacgctTGGGGATCGAGGGATACCCAACGTACAAGGAGAAGGTGAAGAAGAGAGCGGACGGCCGTGCGGAAGTTATATATAATTACGTCCAACGTCCTTTTATTCACATGTCATGGGAGAAAGAAGAAGCCAAGAGCCGTCACGTCGATTTTCAATGCCTGAAATCTAAGTCTGTAACAAATCTTGCCGAGGCTACAGCAGATCCTGTACTGGATGCTGGAGAAAATCCCATAACGGCAATCGGCATGGATCCTATACCTCAACCATTAGCAGCTAATCCCATGGGCATTGATACTGACGCTGAAGGAGCCGTTGGATTACCAGCGGACTCGGATCTCAACCAATTATTACCCGACGAAACCTCTTAA
- the LOC107224826 gene encoding BTB/POZ domain-containing protein 10 isoform X5, protein MRFTVKKTRQVRFYFCSVQICSSLKWLLEKIECWPDMSNPGDRLSYVQDSSSDTETDYKETDSRGRHRVYKNRFGMRSSVGFAKPQPNQTHDKVSAPGVASGMSGAPASEERITLIVDNTRFILDPALFTAYPNTMLGRMFSSGIEFALPNERGEHELADGISAMVFRAILEYYKEGVIRCPPTVTVQELHEACDYLLVPFDANTVKCQNLRGLLHELSNEGARCQFEVFLEDLILPLMVNSAQRGDRECHVVVLLEDDVVDWDEEYPPQMGEEYSQTVNSTAMYRFFKYIENRDVAKQVMKERGLKKIRLGIEGYPTYKEKVKKRADGRAEVIYNYVQRPFIHMSWEKEEAKSRHVDFQCLKSKSVTNLAEATADPVLDAGENPITAIGMDPIPQPLAANPMGIDTDAEGAVGLPADSDLNQLLPDETS, encoded by the exons ATGCgatttactgtaaaaaaaactaGACAGGTTAGGTTTTACTTTTGCAGCGTTCAAATTTGCTCCTCATTAAAGTGGCTATTGGAGAAAATAGAGTG CTGGCCTGACATGTCAAATCCTGGAGATCGTTTAAGTTATGTGCAAGATAGTAGCAGCGATACAGAGACAGACTACAAGGAAACGGATAGCCGCGGTCGCCACCGCGTATACAAGAACAGATTTGG AATGCGTTCATCAGTCGGGTTTGCAAAACCTCAGCCTAACCAAACTCATGATAAAGTATCAGCGCCGGGAGTTGCATCCGGCATGAGTGGTGCACCAGCCAGTGAAGAGCGGATAACGCTCATTGTTGATAATACTAG ATTCATTTTAGATCCGGCATTATTCACTGCTTATCCAAATACGATGCTGGGCCGTATGTTCAGTTCCGGCATCGAATTTGCTCTGCCAAATGAAAGAGGTGAACACGAACTTGCGGATGGAATTTCTGCCATGGTGTTCAGAGCCATTTTGGAGTACTATAAAGAAGGCGTAATTCGGTGCCCTCCTACCGTTACTGTACAAGAACTTCACGAAGCTTGCGATTATCTTCTGGTACCGTTTGATGCCAACACAGTTAAATGCCAAAATTTGC GGGGACTGCTTCACGAATTGTCTAATGAAGGAGCTCGCTGCCAGTTTGAAGTTTTTCTCGAAGACTTGATATTACCACTAATGGTTAACAGTGCGCAACGAGGAGACAGAGAATGCCACGTCGTAGTTTTACTCGAAGATGACGTCGTAGACTGGGATGAAGAATATCCACCCCAAATGGGCGAGGAATACTCACAGA CGGTGAACAGCACGGCCATGTaccgattttttaaatacattgaaaatcGAGATGTGGCCAAACAAGTGATGAAAGAACGAggactgaaaaaaatacgctTGGGGATCGAGGGATACCCAACGTACAAGGAGAAGGTGAAGAAGAGAGCGGACGGCCGTGCGGAAGTTATATATAATTACGTCCAACGTCCTTTTATTCACATGTCATGGGAGAAAGAAGAAGCCAAGAGCCGTCACGTCGATTTTCAATGCCTGAAATCTAAGTCTGTAACAAATCTTGCCGAGGCTACAGCAGATCCTGTACTGGATGCTGGAGAAAATCCCATAACGGCAATCGGCATGGATCCTATACCTCAACCATTAGCAGCTAATCCCATGGGCATTGATACTGACGCTGAAGGAGCCGTTGGATTACCAGCGGACTCGGATCTCAACCAATTATTACCCGACGAAACCTCTTAA